One stretch of Microvirga lotononidis DNA includes these proteins:
- a CDS encoding MarR family winged helix-turn-helix transcriptional regulator, protein MKGFAVAQELQEPSDAVTDAWVRLIRAGRAVVGHIEGELKGAGFPPLSWYDVLLHLKRRPDGRSSPREIEDAVLFEQYNLSRLLDRMESDGLVCRVPYPGDRRRQLVEITEAGRALQRRMWGVYGPAINRSIGGKLSEEEAEQLAALLLKLMHSENA, encoded by the coding sequence ATGAAGGGCTTTGCCGTGGCGCAAGAGTTGCAGGAACCGTCGGATGCGGTCACCGATGCCTGGGTCCGTCTCATCCGGGCGGGGCGGGCTGTGGTCGGCCATATCGAAGGGGAGCTGAAAGGCGCAGGGTTTCCCCCGCTGTCCTGGTACGATGTCCTCCTGCATCTGAAGCGCCGGCCCGACGGCCGTTCCTCGCCGCGGGAGATCGAGGACGCGGTGCTCTTCGAGCAATACAACCTCTCCCGCCTTCTAGACCGGATGGAGAGTGACGGGCTCGTGTGCCGGGTGCCTTACCCTGGAGACCGCCGGCGCCAGCTGGTGGAGATCACCGAGGCGGGGCGGGCGCTCCAGAGGCGCATGTGGGGTGTCTATGGCCCGGCCATCAACCGCTCCATCGGTGGGAAGCTTTCGGAGGAGGAGGCGGAGCAGCTTGCGGCCCTCCTGCTGAAGCTGATGCATTCCGAGAATGCCTGA
- a CDS encoding COG4315 family predicted lipoprotein: protein MNPLLRPAILAGALVAASAVLAQSAAPAKVADTSKGKALVDAKGMTLYTFDRDTAGKPACNGQCAQNWPPLMAAGGAAASGDWSVVTRDDGAKQWAYKGKPLYLWVKDTKPGEVTGDGVNNVWHVATP from the coding sequence ATGAATCCGCTGCTGCGTCCGGCCATCCTGGCCGGAGCCCTCGTCGCCGCATCCGCCGTGCTTGCCCAGTCCGCAGCCCCGGCGAAGGTGGCTGATACGAGCAAGGGCAAGGCCCTCGTCGATGCCAAGGGCATGACCCTCTACACTTTCGACCGCGACACCGCCGGCAAGCCCGCCTGCAACGGACAATGCGCCCAGAACTGGCCGCCCCTGATGGCCGCCGGGGGTGCTGCCGCATCCGGCGACTGGAGCGTGGTGACCCGCGACGACGGGGCCAAGCAATGGGCCTATAAGGGCAAGCCGCTCTATCTCTGGGTCAAGGACACCAAGCCGGGCGAGGTCACGGGCGACGGCGTCAACAATGTCTGGCACGTCGCGACACCGTAA
- the groES gene encoding co-chaperone GroES gives MKFRPLHDRVVVRRIEAEEKTAGGIIIPDTAKEKPQEGEVVAVGPGARDESGKIAALDVKAGDRVLFGKWSGTEVRIDGQDLLIMKESDIMGIVG, from the coding sequence ATGAAGTTCCGTCCGCTGCACGACCGCGTAGTCGTCCGCCGCATCGAAGCCGAAGAGAAGACGGCCGGCGGCATCATCATCCCGGACACCGCCAAGGAAAAGCCGCAAGAGGGCGAAGTCGTCGCCGTCGGCCCCGGCGCCCGCGATGAAAGCGGCAAGATCGCTGCCCTCGACGTGAAGGCCGGCGACCGTGTCCTGTTCGGCAAGTGGTCCGGCACCGAGGTGCGGATCGACGGTCAGGACCTCCTGATCATGAAGGAATCCGACATCATGGGCATCGTCGGCTAA
- the groL gene encoding chaperonin GroEL (60 kDa chaperone family; promotes refolding of misfolded polypeptides especially under stressful conditions; forms two stacked rings of heptamers to form a barrel-shaped 14mer; ends can be capped by GroES; misfolded proteins enter the barrel where they are refolded when GroES binds) gives MAAKDVKFSSDAREKMLRGVDILADAVKVTLGPKGRNVVIEKSFGAPRITKDGVTVAKEIELSDKFENMGAQMVREVASKTNDIAGDGTTTATVLAQAIVREGAKSVAAGMNPMDLKRGIDLAVSEAIKDIQARAKKVASSDEVAQVGTISANGDKDIGEMIAHAMQKVGNEGVITVEEAKTAETELDVVEGMQFDRGYLSPYFITNAEKMVAELEDPYILIHEKKLSSLQPMLPILEAVVQTGKPLLIIAEDVEGEALATLVVNKLRGGLKIAAVKAPGFGDRRKAMLEDIAVLTAGQTISEDLGIKLETVQLPMLGRAKRVRIEKENTTIIDGAGQKADIEARVAQIKAQIEETTSDYDREKLQERLAKLAGGVAVIRVGGATEVEVKEKKDRVDDALNATRAAVEEGIVPGGGTALLRAKAAVAKLQSDNADVNAGIKIVLRALEAPIRQIAENAGVEGSIVVGKIGDNAKSDTFGFNAQTEEFVDMLQAGIVDPAKVVRTALQDAASVAGLLVTTEAMVAEAPKRESAPAMPGGGMGGMGGMDF, from the coding sequence ATGGCTGCCAAAGACGTTAAGTTCTCCTCCGACGCCCGCGAAAAGATGCTGCGTGGCGTGGACATCCTCGCCGATGCCGTGAAGGTCACGCTGGGTCCGAAGGGCCGCAACGTGGTGATCGAGAAGTCCTTCGGCGCGCCGCGCATCACGAAGGACGGCGTCACCGTCGCCAAGGAGATCGAGCTCTCCGACAAGTTCGAGAACATGGGCGCCCAGATGGTGCGCGAAGTGGCCTCGAAGACCAACGACATCGCCGGCGACGGCACCACGACCGCGACGGTTCTGGCCCAGGCCATCGTGCGCGAGGGCGCCAAGTCGGTGGCCGCCGGCATGAACCCCATGGACCTCAAGCGCGGCATCGATCTCGCCGTCTCTGAGGCCATCAAGGACATCCAGGCTCGCGCCAAGAAGGTGGCTTCCTCCGACGAGGTTGCCCAGGTCGGCACGATTTCCGCCAACGGCGACAAGGACATCGGCGAGATGATCGCCCATGCCATGCAGAAGGTCGGCAACGAGGGTGTCATCACCGTCGAGGAAGCCAAGACCGCCGAGACCGAGCTCGATGTCGTGGAAGGCATGCAGTTCGACCGCGGCTATCTCTCGCCGTACTTCATCACCAACGCCGAGAAGATGGTGGCCGAGCTTGAGGATCCCTACATCCTCATCCACGAGAAGAAGCTCTCGTCGCTCCAGCCGATGCTGCCGATCCTCGAGGCCGTCGTTCAGACCGGCAAGCCGCTCCTCATCATCGCCGAGGATGTGGAAGGCGAGGCTCTCGCGACCCTCGTGGTCAACAAGCTGCGTGGCGGCCTGAAGATCGCCGCCGTGAAGGCTCCGGGCTTCGGCGACCGCCGCAAGGCCATGCTCGAGGACATCGCCGTCCTGACCGCCGGTCAGACGATCTCCGAAGACCTCGGCATCAAGCTCGAGACCGTCCAGCTCCCGATGCTCGGCCGCGCCAAGCGCGTTCGCATCGAGAAGGAGAACACCACGATCATCGACGGCGCCGGCCAGAAGGCTGACATCGAGGCTCGCGTGGCGCAGATCAAGGCGCAGATCGAGGAGACCACCTCGGACTACGACCGTGAGAAGCTCCAGGAGCGTCTGGCCAAGCTCGCAGGCGGCGTCGCGGTGATCCGCGTCGGCGGCGCGACCGAGGTCGAGGTGAAGGAGAAGAAGGACCGCGTTGACGACGCCCTGAACGCCACCCGCGCTGCGGTGGAAGAAGGCATCGTCCCCGGCGGCGGCACGGCTCTCCTGCGCGCCAAGGCTGCGGTTGCCAAGCTCCAGAGCGACAATGCCGACGTGAATGCCGGCATCAAGATCGTGCTGCGCGCCCTCGAGGCTCCGATCCGCCAGATCGCCGAGAACGCCGGCGTGGAAGGCTCGATCGTTGTCGGCAAGATCGGCGACAACGCGAAGTCCGACACCTTCGGCTTCAACGCCCAGACGGAAGAGTTCGTGGACATGCTCCAGGCCGGCATCGTCGACCCGGCGAAGGTCGTCCGCACGGCTCTGCAGGATGCAGCTTCCGTGGCCGGCCTGCTCGTCACGACCGAAGCCATGGTCGCCGAGGCCCCCAAGCGCGAATCCGCTCCGGCCATGCCGGGCGGCGGCATGGGCGGCATGGGCGGCATGGACTTCTAA
- the gstA gene encoding glutathione transferase GstA → MKLYYTPGACSLAPHIVAREAGLPVTLVKVDLAKHLTETGENFRAINPKGYVPAIALQDGSLLTEAAAIIQYLADQQPAAGLAPANGTTERYRLIEWLTFISSEIHKGFGPLWNPATPDAMKAATKDRLASRFAYLDEVLSKQPFLMGETFTIADAYLFTVVNWTNFHQIDISSFKNLSAFMARVAERPKVQEALVAEGLKQAA, encoded by the coding sequence ATGAAGCTCTACTATACCCCTGGCGCCTGCTCGCTCGCTCCCCATATCGTGGCCCGCGAGGCCGGTCTTCCGGTCACTCTCGTGAAGGTCGACCTCGCGAAGCATCTCACCGAGACCGGCGAGAACTTCCGCGCCATCAATCCCAAGGGATACGTGCCGGCCATCGCCCTGCAGGACGGCTCCCTGCTCACCGAGGCGGCCGCGATCATTCAGTATCTGGCGGATCAGCAGCCTGCCGCAGGCCTCGCCCCCGCCAACGGCACCACGGAGCGCTACCGCCTGATCGAGTGGCTCACTTTCATCAGCTCCGAGATCCACAAGGGCTTCGGCCCGCTCTGGAATCCCGCGACGCCGGACGCCATGAAGGCAGCCACTAAAGACCGCCTCGCCAGCCGCTTCGCCTATCTTGACGAAGTCCTGAGCAAGCAGCCATTCCTGATGGGCGAGACCTTCACCATCGCCGACGCCTATCTCTTCACGGTCGTGAACTGGACGAACTTCCACCAGATCGACATCTCGTCGTTCAAGAACCTGAGCGCCTTCATGGCCCGCGTCGCCGAGCGTCCCAAGGTGCAGGAAGCCCTCGTGGCCGAAGGCCTGAAGCAGGCGGCGTAA
- a CDS encoding RNA polymerase sigma factor, with the protein MDEIASLLEPQIPGLRRYAWALLRDGEAADDLVQDTLERAISRWHQRRDGDLRAWLFAIQRNLFINALRRRKAHGTHVGEDALNDLQAPDMSPEGHAGLHDVLRGLDALPEEQRSILLLIGVEDLSYEQAAQVLDIPLGTVMSRLSRARARLREFMENGRSTVLRRVK; encoded by the coding sequence TTGGACGAGATCGCTTCCCTTCTCGAGCCGCAGATTCCGGGCCTGCGCCGTTACGCCTGGGCCCTTCTGCGCGACGGCGAGGCGGCGGACGATCTCGTCCAGGACACTCTGGAGCGCGCGATCAGCCGCTGGCACCAGCGGCGCGACGGCGATCTGCGGGCCTGGCTCTTCGCGATCCAGCGCAACCTGTTCATCAATGCCCTGCGCCGGCGCAAGGCGCATGGCACGCACGTGGGAGAGGACGCGCTGAACGACCTTCAGGCGCCCGACATGAGCCCGGAAGGCCATGCGGGACTGCATGATGTTCTCAGGGGATTGGACGCCCTGCCGGAGGAGCAGCGCTCCATCCTGCTGCTGATCGGCGTCGAGGACCTGTCCTACGAGCAGGCCGCGCAGGTGCTGGATATTCCGCTCGGCACGGTCATGTCCCGCCTGAGCCGCGCGCGGGCGCGCCTGAGGGAATTCATGGAGAACGGGCGCAGCACCGTCTTGAGGAGAGTGAAGTGA
- a CDS encoding anti-sigma factor family protein, with protein MTGERPIGEDDLQAFVDGRLPPPRREAVKAYLAEHPATSEQVEREIELREALRARLAFKAREPIPSRLRVANLVAARRRRSPLRPAAFAAVLAWLAIGGVLGAWGGVWWASRAQRQAEAVSVADNAIAAHRIYVSERLHPVEVPAEQEAHLVQWLSRRVGKPLTAPNLNAQGYRLIGGRLLPDSGEAAALFMYENGGGNRLTLYARSGDEAQTSFQFEERDGVSAFSWIENGLSYVVTAKADRAQLLPIAEAIYKQFAATGDPAKGRL; from the coding sequence GTGACGGGCGAGCGACCCATCGGAGAAGACGATCTGCAGGCTTTCGTCGACGGCAGGCTCCCGCCGCCGCGGCGCGAGGCGGTGAAGGCGTATCTCGCCGAGCATCCAGCGACGTCCGAACAGGTCGAACGCGAAATCGAACTCCGGGAAGCCCTGCGTGCGCGATTGGCCTTCAAGGCACGGGAACCCATTCCCTCGCGCCTGCGCGTCGCCAATCTCGTGGCGGCGCGGCGCCGCCGCTCTCCGTTGCGTCCCGCGGCTTTTGCCGCCGTTCTGGCGTGGCTTGCCATCGGGGGTGTTCTGGGAGCCTGGGGCGGTGTCTGGTGGGCGTCGCGCGCGCAGAGACAGGCAGAGGCCGTGAGCGTTGCCGACAACGCCATCGCGGCGCACCGCATCTATGTCAGCGAGCGATTGCATCCCGTGGAGGTTCCCGCCGAGCAGGAAGCGCATCTCGTGCAATGGCTGTCGCGCCGCGTGGGCAAGCCGCTGACGGCGCCGAACCTGAACGCCCAGGGTTATCGCCTCATCGGCGGGCGGCTCCTTCCCGACAGCGGCGAAGCAGCGGCGCTCTTCATGTACGAGAATGGGGGCGGAAACCGCCTGACGCTCTATGCGCGCTCGGGCGATGAGGCGCAGACTTCGTTCCAGTTCGAGGAGCGGGACGGCGTCTCGGCATTCTCCTGGATCGAGAACGGCCTGTCCTATGTGGTCACGGCGAAAGCCGACCGTGCGCAGCTCCTGCCCATCGCCGAGGCGATCTACAAGCAGTTCGCCGCGACAGGCGACCCGGCGAAGGGACGCCTGTAG
- a CDS encoding VOC family protein — MKRSSSLSTRSLRSILASLVLLLAAAVIPEFPSAQAQSAPTSRPSSTAIRTPDFDETLRWYQDKLGFRLIGSENFVQGRTAVLERSGFLLEVTEVDHLLQQDQDPNAGNEAAVTRVPVISLIVPDVDKEVSRLRKAGVDILQSPEDELDGRFRTAQIRDNGRHRIELREPIDESGYSAMGR, encoded by the coding sequence GTGAAACGCAGTTCCTCACTCTCGACCCGATCGCTGCGCAGCATCCTGGCCAGCTTGGTTCTTCTCCTCGCGGCTGCCGTCATTCCGGAATTCCCTTCGGCCCAGGCGCAGTCGGCCCCGACCTCGCGGCCCAGTTCCACCGCCATCCGGACGCCCGACTTCGACGAGACCCTGCGCTGGTACCAGGACAAGCTCGGGTTCCGGCTGATCGGCTCCGAGAATTTCGTTCAGGGGCGCACCGCCGTTCTGGAACGCAGCGGCTTTCTCCTGGAGGTCACCGAGGTCGATCACCTGCTGCAACAGGATCAGGACCCGAACGCCGGGAATGAAGCCGCGGTCACGCGGGTGCCGGTCATCAGCCTCATCGTTCCCGATGTGGACAAGGAGGTTTCGCGCCTGCGGAAGGCCGGGGTCGATATCCTTCAAAGTCCCGAGGACGAGCTCGACGGCCGCTTTCGAACGGCGCAGATCCGCGACAATGGCCGTCATCGCATCGAGCTGCGCGAGCCCATCGACGAGAGCGGCTACAGCGCGATGGGGCGGTGA